The candidate division TA06 bacterium region CATCTCAGTTTTTTCAACTTCGGGGCGATGACCAGACGGCAATAGGAAGCGTTGGGGTTGTTCTTGTAGTAGTCCTGATGATAGTTTTCGGCCTCGTAGAACTCGCCTGCTGGGACGATTTCTGTCACAATCTTTTCTTGCAGCTTCTTCGGAAGGGATTCAATCGATCTGGTAGCTGCGTCTTTCTGCTGCGGTGTGTGATAGAAGATGACCGATCGGTACTGCGTGCCTACATCAGGTCCCTGCCGGTTCAACGAGGTCGGGTCGTGTACTTCCCAGAACACATCGAGAAGTTCCTCAAAGGAGATCTTCTTTGGGTCATATTCGATCTGCGCCACTTCGGCGTGTCCGGTGTTTCCTGAACACACCTGCTCATATGTCGGATTCTTGATATGCCCACCCATATACCCGACCTTCACCGACTTAACCCCGTCCAGAGTTTGAAACAATGCTCCGGTGCACCAGAAGCATCCAGCACCGAACGTCGCGGTCTCAAGCCGAGCCGGGTTGGGATGGTCCTCTGCCTTTTCGAATTTTAGAGCGACCGAGTTAATACAGTACCGCAGCCCTGTCGGAGGCGGACCATCGGGAAACACATGTCCAAGGTGTGCGTCGCAGCGGCTGCACAGTATTTCTGTCCGAGCCACACCCAGACTGTTGTCCAGCCGTTCAACGATGTTCTCTTTTCTGAACGGCTTCAAGAAGCTTGGCCACCCGGTGCCTGAGTCGAATTTGCCGTCTGAACTGAACAACTCAAGACCGCAACAGACGCACTTGTAAACACCCGCACCACGGTGATCGTGTAGCTCGCCGGTAAAGGCACATTCGGTGCTTCCTTGCCGGGTGACGCGATACTGCTCGGGGGTCAGGATCTTCCGCCATTCGGCGTCGGTCTTCACAACCTTGTCATTCACCTCCTGCTCTCCCTCTTGCTTTGTGTGTTTCGCATCCGGTGCTGCACAACCGTTGGATGCGATGAGAAACACTGCTGCGACCATGGCCAGGCCGGTGAATAGGAATTTCCATCTAGCTTGTGAGTCCACTTGTTTAACTCCGATAGCATTTCATTTTTCTTTGTAGAAGCCACGGCCTCCAACCCTCAAGCTCATAATACGAACTACAGCCCAGCTGTCAAGGTTCCGCGTGGGGGAGCTCGTGAAACGAGCGGCCGTCAAACGGCCCGGGCGGACCCCGTGTATCTCGCTTCGCGAGAAACGGGGCAAGCAGGTGTGGACTTTTGGACTCATGGCTCTACACGCAAAACAAGTATTGTCATTGCGAGCTGAATAGGTCCGATCCATCGTAAGATGGAGCGAGGCATATTCAGTCCTTCATCGGCGTGAGCCGATGGAGGAGTAACAAAGCGGCGAAGCAATCTGGCACAAGCAGATCCGGAGTTTATCCTGAGAGTATCGAAGGGACTCCGCTCAGGATGACAAAAGCCCGACCCCGGCGCGCATCCCAGCTGGGTACCCATGCTGTCATTCCCGCAAAGCATGCCCCCGACCTGATCGGGGGGCGGGAATCCAGAATCAGGCCAACTCTTCCCACAGGTCTCGCCAGTCTGGATTCTTCCTTTCAATCAACTCCAACTTCCACGCACGGTTCCACTTCTTGATTTGCTTCTCCCTGGTGATTGCAGAAATGATATCATCGTGCAACTCGTAGTAGACCAGGAGGTGCACGCCGTACTTCTTTGTGAAACCTTCGATGATGTCCTTTTTGTGTTCCCAGACGCGTTTGGCAAGGTTGGTAGTCACGCCGGTGTAGAGCGTTCCGTTGCGCCTGCTCGCGAGAATGTAAACGGCTGGTTGTTTCTTGTTCACGGTATCCTTCTGGATTCCCGCTTTCGCGGGAATGACAGTCTTTGTGGAATATTGTGTGGACGCTCCTCAAAGCTCTTGGCGACTCCGACGCATAGGGTCTTGTCGGAGCACTCAACGATGTAGACAAACCATTTCATCCGTCTCAAAATCCACAAGGGAAATCATGGCAGGCAGGGTGTGGATCGGGGATTTTACATTTTTCATGGGTGACCCCAATCTCAATGCTTCATCTTGAGAACTCAGGGCTTCTTGCCAAAATACACCAATAATTGTGGGTATCGGAAAGAAACATTCCGTTCAATCCTTTGGATAATAGTCTGTGGATTAATCTCTGAGAAAAGGAAGCGTTCTTGAATACGTCGTCTTCGTAAAACGATTGCTCAATAGTCCATCCTTTTGCCATAAGCAATGCTCGGATTGATGCCTCAGAATACATTCTTACATGGGTGATACAATCCCATAAGACGTAATGAGAAAATGCACAGCGCGGGTTATTGGTCGCAATAAAGAGGTATTTGGCCTTTTGGGCACTAATATCGATGAACTGCAAAACCTCAGTCGGCACCATGTGTTCTAGTACGGTAACACATACAATGATGTCAACTGGTTCCATGCTGGCGAAAGAGCCTTTTTCGGAAATCTCATCAATTTCAGTACAAGGTATGTTCATTTCATCACATATTTCCTTTACCCAACCAGAACCAGCACCATAATCAGCAACAGATGCATGATCTTTGATTATGTTTCTTACCCAAGGAAGTTTTCTCTTGCGTGCTGCTCTAAACTCGTCTGGATTCATTTCTCTTCCAAACTCCTCAAACGCTTTGATGGCGTTGTATCGTGTGAATTCTTCAGGTGTCATCATTGTGTGTTTCCTTTCTTCTATGGTCTAACTAATGAATATCCTGTTCATATGATATCCCAAACGCCGATGTTCTG contains the following coding sequences:
- a CDS encoding GIY-YIG nuclease family protein; amino-acid sequence: MNKKQPAVYILASRRNGTLYTGVTTNLAKRVWEHKKDIIEGFTKKYGVHLLVYYELHDDIISAITREKQIKKWNRAWKLELIERKNPDWRDLWEELA
- a CDS encoding bifunctional methionine sulfoxide reductase B/A protein; the encoded protein is MVAAVFLIASNGCAAPDAKHTKQEGEQEVNDKVVKTDAEWRKILTPEQYRVTRQGSTECAFTGELHDHRGAGVYKCVCCGLELFSSDGKFDSGTGWPSFLKPFRKENIVERLDNSLGVARTEILCSRCDAHLGHVFPDGPPPTGLRYCINSVALKFEKAEDHPNPARLETATFGAGCFWCTGALFQTLDGVKSVKVGYMGGHIKNPTYEQVCSGNTGHAEVAQIEYDPKKISFEELLDVFWEVHDPTSLNRQGPDVGTQYRSVIFYHTPQQKDAATRSIESLPKKLQEKIVTEIVPAGEFYEAENYHQDYYKNNPNASYCRLVIAPKLKKLR